From Cellvibrio zantedeschiae, the proteins below share one genomic window:
- a CDS encoding response regulator transcription factor yields MIKVGLVDDQQLVREGIAGLLSLSGKTEILWQAANGVEALEKICVAPVDILLADIRMPTMDGIELVQKLREQNIAVPILMLTTFDDSELFARSLAAGANGFLLKDVSLEKLIHSIEALVAGGFITDNTVLKKWQQEKSQPTVYLTDRELQILRLLVGGMSNKEIMHAVFLAEGTVRNHVSNILAKLECRDRTQAVLKALELGLV; encoded by the coding sequence ATGATTAAGGTTGGTTTGGTAGACGATCAGCAGTTAGTACGCGAAGGAATCGCGGGCCTTTTATCTCTATCCGGCAAAACAGAAATTCTCTGGCAGGCTGCTAATGGCGTCGAAGCGCTTGAAAAAATTTGCGTTGCTCCTGTTGATATATTGCTCGCGGATATACGCATGCCCACCATGGACGGCATAGAGCTTGTGCAAAAATTGCGTGAGCAAAATATTGCAGTTCCAATTTTGATGCTAACTACCTTTGATGACAGCGAACTTTTTGCGCGCAGTTTGGCTGCCGGAGCAAACGGCTTCCTACTGAAAGATGTTTCTCTGGAAAAATTAATTCACAGCATTGAGGCATTGGTTGCGGGTGGATTTATTACAGACAATACAGTGCTGAAAAAATGGCAACAAGAAAAATCACAACCGACTGTTTATTTGACTGACCGGGAGTTGCAGATTTTGCGTCTTTTGGTGGGTGGAATGTCTAATAAAGAAATAATGCACGCTGTGTTTTTAGCCGAGGGAACTGTGCGCAATCACGTCTCTAATATTTTAGCCAAGCTTGAATGTCGAGACCGCACCCAAGCTGTTTTGAAAGCACTGGAATTAGGGTTGGTCTAA
- a CDS encoding GGDEF domain-containing protein yields MYNQSTDERTFYRGVLALLALTGLTSVAATVLHYVEPNPELMDLIIPPLVAVSNLIMAIWLVRCPQHILRVVYSAFGVGIIALSLPAWYFTWHATHAANVLLTQVFPPISSFFIILIVLLMVLLPPRRAFTFMILVWSLNALPILGYLLTHKEELWTPRGREMFMSYGLAIFLLFILLPFQRRARLQLERLQHANFHMHNLAERDALTQQYNRWGGQRLLDEFMRSRTSGSIIMLDIDHFKPINDTHGHVIGDKVLQQFSERVSRALRSDGHLIRWGGEEFLVLICGITEQDAMKVAERLRTSISSEEFPVVGKLTVSGGVTSRRENDSLESLITRADKALYDAKLKGRNQVALD; encoded by the coding sequence ATGTATAACCAATCTACTGATGAGCGCACCTTTTACCGCGGTGTGCTTGCCTTGCTTGCGCTCACCGGCCTTACCTCTGTTGCAGCCACTGTGTTGCATTATGTAGAACCCAACCCTGAACTGATGGATTTGATCATCCCACCCTTGGTGGCGGTATCCAATCTGATAATGGCGATTTGGCTGGTGCGTTGCCCGCAGCATATTTTGCGCGTTGTTTATTCAGCTTTTGGCGTAGGTATTATTGCGCTCTCACTGCCTGCCTGGTATTTCACCTGGCACGCCACCCACGCTGCCAACGTCTTGCTGACACAAGTTTTCCCGCCCATCTCATCCTTCTTTATTATCTTAATCGTATTGTTGATGGTACTCCTGCCGCCACGACGCGCCTTTACCTTCATGATTTTGGTGTGGAGCTTAAATGCCCTGCCGATTTTGGGATATTTGCTCACGCATAAAGAAGAACTCTGGACGCCACGCGGCCGCGAAATGTTTATGAGCTATGGCCTGGCGATTTTCCTCTTATTCATTTTGTTGCCTTTCCAACGCAGGGCACGCTTGCAGCTTGAGCGTTTGCAACACGCTAATTTCCACATGCACAACCTGGCAGAGCGCGATGCCTTGACCCAGCAATACAATCGTTGGGGCGGCCAGCGCTTGCTGGATGAATTTATGCGTAGCCGTACCAGCGGCAGTATCATCATGCTAGATATCGATCACTTCAAACCTATTAACGATACCCACGGTCACGTGATAGGCGATAAGGTGTTGCAGCAATTTTCTGAACGAGTAAGCCGCGCATTGCGCAGCGATGGTCATTTAATTCGCTGGGGCGGCGAAGAATTTCTGGTATTGATTTGCGGAATCACCGAGCAAGACGCGATGAAAGTTGCGGAACGATTGCGCACTTCTATTAGCAGTGAAGAATTTCCCGTGGTAGGCAAACTCACAGTGTCAGGTGGCGTCACCTCGCGCAGGGAAAATGATTCATTGGAGAGTTTAATTACACGTGCAGACAAAGCCCTCTACGACGCCAAATTAAAAGGCCGCAACCAGGTAGCGCTTGATTAG